One Brassica napus cultivar Da-Ae chromosome C4, Da-Ae, whole genome shotgun sequence genomic region harbors:
- the LOC106411041 gene encoding probable galacturonosyltransferase 7 isoform X2: MKGGGGGGGGKRRWRVLVVGVLVLIILSTLVPLAFLLGLHNGFHSPGFVTVQPSSPFDSFNRINATKHHPQRDLSVRVDEVLHRFNPVLPKKSDINLDSRDMNRTSTTDSKKRGLPVSPAVVAIPSPAKKTKTKASYKGVQGKTVNASHKGVQGAIVNADETQRTCQLKYGSYCLWREENKEPLRDAKVKHMKDLLFVARAYYPSIAKMPSQSKLTRDMKQNIQEFERILSEGSADADLPPQVDKKFQKMEAVISKAKSFPVDCNNVDKKLRQILDLTDDEASFHMKQSVFLYQLAVQTMPKSLHCLSMRLTVEYFKSAPVEIEDSEKFSDPSLLHFVIISDNILASSVVINSTALHARESKNFVFHVLTDEQNYFAMKQWFIRNPCKQAAIQVLNIEKLELDNSDTKKLYLPAEFRVSFTSGDNNLASQGNRTYYLSIFSQTHYLLPEIFHKLKKVVVLDHDVVVQRDLSPLWELDMEGKVNGALKSCSVRLGQLKSLKREGFDTNACLWMSGLNVIDLARWRELGVSESYLKFYKQMSGGGESREAIALQATLLTFQDKVYALDDKWAVSGLGYDYYINTQTIKNAATLHYNGNMKPWLELGIPQYKSYWRKNLNREDRFLSDCNVNP, encoded by the exons ATGAAAGGcggaggcggaggaggaggaggaaaacGACGGTGGAGAGTACTGGTGGTTGGAGTATTGGTTCTTATCATCTTATCAACGCTTGTTCCTCTTGCGTTCTTGCTCGGCCTTCACAACGGCTTTCACTCTCCTG GATTCGTCACTGTTCAACCGTCTTCTCCT TTCGATAGCTTTAATAGAATCAATGCTACTAAACATCATCCTCAG AGAGATCTCTCCGTCCGAGTCGATGAGGTTCTCCATAGATTCAATCCAGTGCTTCCCAAG AAAAGCGACATAAACTTGGATTCCAGAGATATGAATAGGACAAGCACCACTGATTCTAAAAAGAGAG GATTACCAGTGTCCCCAGCTGTTGTTGCCATCCCTAGCCCTGCTAAA aaaacaaaaaccaaagcCTCGTACAAAGGTGTTCAGGGGAAAACAGTAAATGCCTCGCACAAAGGCGTTCAGGGGGCGATAGTAAATGCTGATGAAACTCAGAGAACTTGTCAACTGAAATACGGAAGCTACTGCCTCTGGAGGGAGGAGAATAAGGAACCCTTGAGAGATGCTAAGGTGAAGCACATGAAGGACCTCCTGTTTGTGGCTAGAGCATACTATCCAAGTATTGCTAAAATGCCTTCTCAAAGCAAGTTGACTCGGGATATGAAACAGAATATCCAAGAGTTTGAGCGTATTCTTAGTGAAGGTTCAGCTGATGCTGACCTCCCACCACA GGTTGATAAAAAGTTTCAGAAGATGGAAGCTGTAATTTCAAAGGCAAAGTCTTTTCCAGTGGACTGTAACAATGTTGACAAGAAACTGAGACAGATCCTGGATTTGACTGATGATGAAGCTAGTTTCCACATGAAACAGAGTGTGTTCCTCTACCAGCTTGCAGTACAGACAATGCCCAAGAGTCTTCACTGCCTGTCAATGAGACTAACGGTGGAATATTTCAAGTCAGCTCCAGTTGAAATTGAGGATAGTGAGAAATTCTCAGATCCTTCATTGCTTCACTTTGTTATCATCTCCGACAATATTCTTGCCTCTTCCGTTGTGATCAACTCAACGGCTTTACACGCAAGG GAAAGTAAAAACTTTGTATTCCATGTACTGACAGACGAGCAGAACTACTTTGCGATGAAACAATGGTTCATCAGGAATCCCTGCAAACAAGCAGCTATTCAAGtattgaacattgaaaaactCGAGCTGGACAATTCTGATACGAAGAAGCTCTATTTGCCCGCGGAGTTCCGTGTCTCCTTCACCAGTGGTGACAACAATTTGGCGTCACAAGGGAATAGAACATACTACTTATCCATTTTCTCTCAAACTCACTATCTTCTCCCAGAGATATTTCACAAGCTGAAAAAGGTTGTGGTTCTGGATCATGACGTTGTAGTCCAGCGAGACTTATCTCCTCTTTGGGAGCTTGACATGGAAGGAAAAGTGAATGGCGCATTGAAGTCGTGCTCTGTGAGATTGGGTCAGCTAAAGAGTCTCAAGAGAGAAGGTTTTGATACTAATGCTTGTCTGTGGATGTCTGGATTGAATGTCATTGATCTTGCTAGATGGAGGGAACTGGGAGTTTCAGAGAGCTACCTGAAATTTTATAAACAG ATGAGTGGTGGAGGTGAGTCTAGAGAAGCAATTGCGTTGCAAGCAACTTTGCTTACGTTCCAAGACAAAGTTTATGCTCTTGACGACAAATGGGCTGTATCAGGGCTTGGTTATGACTACTACATCAACACCCAAACGATAAAAAACGCAGCGACCTTACACTACAATGGGAACATGAAGCCGTGGCTAGAGCTGGGAATCCCACAGTACAAAAGCTATTGGAGAAAGAATCTGAATCGGGAAGATAGATTCTTGAGTGACTGTAACGTAAATCCCTGA
- the LOC125585086 gene encoding protein LURP-one-related 8-like has translation MTKVHPKFQNTCEESLCDSKEAVVLTVWKKSLLFNCDGFTVYNSNGELVFRVDNYMNCPKDNIVLMDASGLPLLSIRRKKLSLGDWWMVYDGETQRDPIFTAKKNVSIMTNKKSLVSVSSKKTVLYEIEGSYSQRSCKILDERRNKKKTAEIKRKEAMVGGVSFGKDVFKLIVEPEMEPCVAMALTIILDQMYRY, from the exons ATGACAAAAGTTCATCCAAAATTCCAAAACACTTGCGAGGAGAGCTTGTGCGATAGTAAGGAAGCTGTCGTTTTAACGGTGTGGAAGAAGTCCCTTCTCTTCAACTGTGATGGCTTCACAGTTTACAACTCCAATGGAGAACTTGTCTTTAGGGTCGACAACTACATGAACTGTCCTAAAGATAACATCGTCCTTATGGACGCTTCCGGCCTACCCCTCCTCTCCATCCGCCGCAAG AAGTTGAGCCTTGGAGATTGGTGGATGGTATACGATGGAGAAACACAAAGAGATCCAATATTTACGGCAAAGAAAAACGTTAGTATAATGACAAACAAGAAGAGCTTGGTGTCAGTTAGCTCGAAGAAGACAGTACTATACGAGATAGAAGGATCATACAGCCAAAGAAGCTGCAAAATATTGGACGAGAGGAGGAACAAGAAGAAAACGGCGGAAATCAAGAGGAAAGAGGCAATGGTTGGAGGAGTTTCATTTGGCAAAGATGTGTTCAAACTTATAGTTGAACCGGAGATGGAGCCTTGTGTGGCCATGGCATTGACCATCATCCTCGACCAAATGTATAGATATTGA
- the LOC106411041 gene encoding probable galacturonosyltransferase 7 isoform X1, producing the protein MKGGGGGGGGKRRWRVLVVGVLVLIILSTLVPLAFLLGLHNGFHSPGFVTVQPSSPFDSFNRINATKHHPQRDLSVRVDEVLHRFNPVLPKKSDINLDSRDMNRTSTTDSKKRGLPVSPAVVAIPSPAKKTKTKASYKGVQGKTVNASHKGVQGAIVNADETQRTCQLKYGSYCLWREENKEPLRDAKVKHMKDLLFVARAYYPSIAKMPSQSKLTRDMKQNIQEFERILSEGSADADLPPQVDKKFQKMEAVISKAKSFPVDCNNVDKKLRQILDLTDDEASFHMKQSVFLYQLAVQTMPKSLHCLSMRLTVEYFKSAPVEIEDSEKFSDPSLLHFVIISDNILASSVVINSTALHARESKNFVFHVLTDEQNYFAMKQWFIRNPCKQAAIQVLNIEKLELDNSDTKKLYLPAEFRVSFTSGDNNLASQGNRTYYLSIFSQTHYLLPEIFHKLKKVVVLDHDVVVQRDLSPLWELDMEGKVNGALKSCSVRLGQLKSLKREGFDTNACLWMSGLNVIDLARWRELGVSESYLKFYKQQMSGGGESREAIALQATLLTFQDKVYALDDKWAVSGLGYDYYINTQTIKNAATLHYNGNMKPWLELGIPQYKSYWRKNLNREDRFLSDCNVNP; encoded by the exons ATGAAAGGcggaggcggaggaggaggaggaaaacGACGGTGGAGAGTACTGGTGGTTGGAGTATTGGTTCTTATCATCTTATCAACGCTTGTTCCTCTTGCGTTCTTGCTCGGCCTTCACAACGGCTTTCACTCTCCTG GATTCGTCACTGTTCAACCGTCTTCTCCT TTCGATAGCTTTAATAGAATCAATGCTACTAAACATCATCCTCAG AGAGATCTCTCCGTCCGAGTCGATGAGGTTCTCCATAGATTCAATCCAGTGCTTCCCAAG AAAAGCGACATAAACTTGGATTCCAGAGATATGAATAGGACAAGCACCACTGATTCTAAAAAGAGAG GATTACCAGTGTCCCCAGCTGTTGTTGCCATCCCTAGCCCTGCTAAA aaaacaaaaaccaaagcCTCGTACAAAGGTGTTCAGGGGAAAACAGTAAATGCCTCGCACAAAGGCGTTCAGGGGGCGATAGTAAATGCTGATGAAACTCAGAGAACTTGTCAACTGAAATACGGAAGCTACTGCCTCTGGAGGGAGGAGAATAAGGAACCCTTGAGAGATGCTAAGGTGAAGCACATGAAGGACCTCCTGTTTGTGGCTAGAGCATACTATCCAAGTATTGCTAAAATGCCTTCTCAAAGCAAGTTGACTCGGGATATGAAACAGAATATCCAAGAGTTTGAGCGTATTCTTAGTGAAGGTTCAGCTGATGCTGACCTCCCACCACA GGTTGATAAAAAGTTTCAGAAGATGGAAGCTGTAATTTCAAAGGCAAAGTCTTTTCCAGTGGACTGTAACAATGTTGACAAGAAACTGAGACAGATCCTGGATTTGACTGATGATGAAGCTAGTTTCCACATGAAACAGAGTGTGTTCCTCTACCAGCTTGCAGTACAGACAATGCCCAAGAGTCTTCACTGCCTGTCAATGAGACTAACGGTGGAATATTTCAAGTCAGCTCCAGTTGAAATTGAGGATAGTGAGAAATTCTCAGATCCTTCATTGCTTCACTTTGTTATCATCTCCGACAATATTCTTGCCTCTTCCGTTGTGATCAACTCAACGGCTTTACACGCAAGG GAAAGTAAAAACTTTGTATTCCATGTACTGACAGACGAGCAGAACTACTTTGCGATGAAACAATGGTTCATCAGGAATCCCTGCAAACAAGCAGCTATTCAAGtattgaacattgaaaaactCGAGCTGGACAATTCTGATACGAAGAAGCTCTATTTGCCCGCGGAGTTCCGTGTCTCCTTCACCAGTGGTGACAACAATTTGGCGTCACAAGGGAATAGAACATACTACTTATCCATTTTCTCTCAAACTCACTATCTTCTCCCAGAGATATTTCACAAGCTGAAAAAGGTTGTGGTTCTGGATCATGACGTTGTAGTCCAGCGAGACTTATCTCCTCTTTGGGAGCTTGACATGGAAGGAAAAGTGAATGGCGCATTGAAGTCGTGCTCTGTGAGATTGGGTCAGCTAAAGAGTCTCAAGAGAGAAGGTTTTGATACTAATGCTTGTCTGTGGATGTCTGGATTGAATGTCATTGATCTTGCTAGATGGAGGGAACTGGGAGTTTCAGAGAGCTACCTGAAATTTTATAAACAG CAGATGAGTGGTGGAGGTGAGTCTAGAGAAGCAATTGCGTTGCAAGCAACTTTGCTTACGTTCCAAGACAAAGTTTATGCTCTTGACGACAAATGGGCTGTATCAGGGCTTGGTTATGACTACTACATCAACACCCAAACGATAAAAAACGCAGCGACCTTACACTACAATGGGAACATGAAGCCGTGGCTAGAGCTGGGAATCCCACAGTACAAAAGCTATTGGAGAAAGAATCTGAATCGGGAAGATAGATTCTTGAGTGACTGTAACGTAAATCCCTGA